From the genome of Desulfovibrio sp. JY:
CAAGTGGCTCAAACGCTGCATGCCGCGCACGCGCACCATCCTCGGGCTTCGCGACATCATGGACGACGCCGCCTCCACCACCAGGGAGTGGCGCGAGAAGGGCGTCTACGAGGTGCTCGACCAGTATTATTCGGAAATCTGGGTCTACGGGGACCGGGACCTCTACGATCCCATCGCCGAATATGCCATCCCGGAGAGTATCAGCCGCAAGATGGTCTTTACCGGCTACATCCCGCGCCATGTGCCCACGAGCCAGGCCATGGCCCGCACCAGGCGCGAGGAGCGGCTTTCCAGCCACGACCGGCTGGTGGTGGTCACCACCGGCGGCGGCGGGGACGGCTTTCCGCTCATGGACGCGTATCTCTCGATGCTGGAGGCCGGCAACGCCCCGGCCCACCGGGTGATTTTCGTGACCGGCCCCTTCATGCCGCGCCCCGAACGGGAAAACGTGGCCAAACGGGCCGGCCGGCTGCGGGCCCGGTTCTACCACTTCTACCGCCGCATGGAGACGCTGATCGGCCTGGCCGACGCGGTGGTGACCATGGGCGGCTACAACACCACCTGCGAGATTCTGTGCCAGGGCAAGCCGTCGCTGGTCGTGCCCCGGGAGGTGCCGCGCCTGGAGCAGCGCATCCGGGCCGAGGTCCTGAGCGCTCGCGGGCTGCTCGAATACCTGCCCTGGGACAGCCTCGCGCCCGAGACCCTGCGCGAGAAGCTCACCCGGCTTCTCGACGCGCCGGAGCCCTACAAGGCGGCCATGGCGGGTTTCCCTTTTACCGGCCTGTCCGTCATTTCCGAACG
Proteins encoded in this window:
- a CDS encoding glycosyltransferase: MGAPTTYNILMYSHDTYGLGHLRRTMAIAEHLRQRGVNILILTGSPLAGRYETPEGVDFVRIPGMIKKTNEEYLPLSIKINARHALNIRRNIIVATAKAFQPHLFIVDKAPMGLRREVMPTLKWLKRCMPRTRTILGLRDIMDDAASTTREWREKGVYEVLDQYYSEIWVYGDRDLYDPIAEYAIPESISRKMVFTGYIPRHVPTSQAMARTRREERLSSHDRLVVVTTGGGGDGFPLMDAYLSMLEAGNAPAHRVIFVTGPFMPRPERENVAKRAGRLRARFYHFYRRMETLIGLADAVVTMGGYNTTCEILCQGKPSLVVPREVPRLEQRIRAEVLSARGLLEYLPWDSLAPETLREKLTRLLDAPEPYKAAMAGFPFTGLSVISERLACFRQGLRRAGEEPGGNLSCRKVLPPDPLSKDA